A single genomic interval of Lacrimispora sphenoides JCM 1415 harbors:
- the hflX gene encoding GTPase HflX, with translation MAELIELKEIEERVILVAVSTEDENDTKASLDELEELVKTAGAVTVDKIIQNRESIHPGTYLGKGKIEEIKDRIWELDATGIVCDDELSPAQLRNLEEALDTKIMDRTMVILDIFASRATTREGKIQVELAQLKYRSARLVGLRSSLSRLGGGIGTRGPGEKKLEMDRRLIHDRIGMLKADLEDVKRHREVVRQQRDKNHVPTAAIVGYTNAGKSTLLNRLTDAGILAEDKLFATLDPTTRNLSLPGGQQILLTDTVGFIRKLPHHLIEAFKSTLEEAKYSDIILHVVDCSNPQMDMQMYVVYETLRELGVCDKVMVTVFNKIDTAEGGVILRDVSSDHQVRISAKTGEGLDELLNLLETILRNQKVYLEKVYSYKEAGKIQLIRKYGQLLKEEYQEDGILVNAYVPSELFASLADNADAFDE, from the coding sequence ATGGCAGAGCTGATTGAGTTAAAGGAAATAGAAGAACGGGTGATCCTGGTGGCAGTCAGTACCGAGGATGAGAATGACACAAAGGCGTCCCTTGACGAGCTGGAAGAGCTGGTAAAAACGGCAGGAGCCGTTACCGTGGATAAGATAATCCAGAACCGGGAGAGTATCCATCCGGGTACTTATCTGGGAAAAGGAAAGATTGAAGAAATAAAGGATCGTATCTGGGAGCTTGATGCAACCGGAATTGTCTGCGACGATGAACTGTCTCCGGCCCAGCTTCGTAATTTGGAAGAGGCCCTGGATACAAAGATCATGGACCGGACCATGGTGATCCTGGATATTTTTGCTTCCAGGGCCACCACAAGGGAAGGGAAGATCCAGGTGGAGCTGGCTCAGCTTAAGTACCGGTCGGCCCGTCTGGTGGGCCTTAGAAGCTCCTTGTCCCGATTGGGAGGCGGAATCGGAACCCGCGGACCAGGAGAGAAAAAGCTGGAAATGGACCGGCGTCTGATCCATGACAGGATCGGAATGCTAAAGGCTGATTTAGAGGATGTAAAGCGTCACAGAGAAGTTGTCAGACAGCAGAGGGATAAAAACCATGTTCCCACCGCCGCCATCGTAGGCTATACCAATGCAGGGAAATCCACCTTGTTAAACAGGCTTACAGATGCCGGGATACTGGCTGAGGATAAGCTCTTTGCTACCCTGGATCCAACCACAAGAAATTTGAGCCTGCCGGGCGGGCAGCAGATTCTTTTAACGGATACGGTAGGATTTATCAGAAAGCTTCCCCATCATTTGATCGAAGCCTTTAAAAGTACTCTGGAAGAAGCCAAGTACAGCGATATCATCCTTCATGTGGTGGATTGCTCCAATCCCCAGATGGACATGCAGATGTATGTTGTGTATGAAACTTTGAGGGAGCTTGGGGTTTGCGATAAGGTGATGGTCACGGTGTTCAATAAGATCGACACGGCAGAAGGCGGTGTGATCCTAAGGGATGTTTCTTCCGATCATCAGGTGAGGATCTCTGCAAAAACCGGAGAAGGCCTTGACGAACTTTTAAATCTTTTAGAAACCATTCTTAGAAACCAGAAAGTATATCTGGAAAAGGTTTATTCCTATAAGGAAGCAGGGAAAATCCAGCTGATCCGCAAATACGGACAGCTGCTTAAGGAAGAATATCAGGAAGACGGGATTCTGGTGAACGCCTATGTGCCATCGGAGCTGTTTGCCTCTCTGGCAGACAATGCCGATGCTTTTGATGAATGA
- a CDS encoding segregation and condensation protein A: MGISYKLDNFEGPLDLLLHLIEKNKVNIYDIPIATITEQYLDFVNHMETEDLNIVSEFLVMAATLIDIKARMLLPRETNEEGEEEDPRAELVARLLEYKYYKYMSLELKDREVGAERLLYKSPSIPPEVAKYEPPVDLDKLLDGLTLAKLQEIFRAVTKRKSDRVDPIRSRFGNIRRESISLEDKIKSVMDYAREHRKFSFRGLLEQQPDRTLVVVTFLALLELMKIGKIRLTQEHLFDDMFIETLEPEGEDGELDLSELQDEGEGIKGEEIDGIDG, from the coding sequence ATGGGAATCTCTTATAAACTGGATAATTTCGAGGGGCCGCTGGATTTACTGCTTCATTTGATCGAAAAGAATAAGGTGAATATCTACGACATTCCCATTGCGACGATCACGGAGCAGTACCTGGACTTTGTAAATCATATGGAAACAGAGGATTTAAACATTGTCAGCGAATTTCTTGTCATGGCTGCGACCCTCATTGATATAAAGGCGCGCATGCTGCTTCCCAGGGAAACCAATGAGGAAGGCGAGGAAGAGGATCCCAGGGCCGAGCTTGTGGCACGCCTATTGGAATACAAATATTATAAATATATGTCTCTGGAGCTTAAGGACCGGGAAGTGGGAGCGGAACGTCTGCTGTATAAATCCCCTTCCATTCCGCCTGAGGTGGCAAAGTACGAACCGCCGGTGGATTTGGACAAGCTCCTTGACGGGCTTACCCTGGCGAAACTCCAGGAGATTTTCCGGGCGGTCACGAAACGTAAGTCGGACCGCGTGGATCCTATCCGCAGCCGGTTTGGCAATATCCGGAGGGAATCCATAAGCCTGGAAGACAAGATAAAATCGGTCATGGATTATGCCAGAGAGCACAGGAAATTTTCTTTCCGCGGGCTGCTTGAGCAGCAGCCGGACCGGACCCTGGTTGTTGTGACATTTTTAGCGCTTCTGGAGCTCATGAAGATCGGCAAGATCAGGCTGACCCAGGAGCATTTGTTTGATGATATGTTCATTGAAACCCTGGAACCGGAAGGGGAAGACGGGGAACTGGATTTGTCGGAACTGCAGGATGAAGGGGAAGGAATTAAGGGAGAGGAAATCGATGGAATCGATGGATAA
- a CDS encoding sodium-dependent transporter: MGREKFSSRLGFILISAGCAIGLGNVWRFPYIVGQYGGAAFVLIYAVFLLILGLPIVVMEFAVGRASQKSIALSYDVLESKGSKWHYAKYLGMAGNYILMMFYTTVSGWMVLYFLKMAKGDFVGLDAEGVAAEFGNMLADPVIMGIFMIIMVVGCFSICARGLQGGVEKITKWMMLCLLGLMAILAVHSVLMENSRAGLEFYLKPDFGKIREAGIGEVIFAAMGQAFFTLSIGIGALAIFGSYIGKEHRLAGEAISVAVLDTFVAFMAGLIIFPACFAFQIEPGQGPKLVFVTLPNVFNNMAGGRLLGSLFFLFMSFAAISTVIAVFQNIVSFATDLTGCTVKKAVWVNAAAIILLSLPCVLGFNVWSGFMPFGEGSNVLDLEDFIISNNLLPLGSLIYLAFCTSRYGWGFENFMKEANEGKGIRFPRWARAYVTYVLPVIVLVIFIQGYVAKFF; this comes from the coding sequence ATGGGAAGAGAAAAATTTTCATCGCGTCTGGGATTTATCCTGATCTCAGCGGGATGTGCCATTGGCCTTGGAAACGTCTGGCGTTTTCCATATATTGTGGGTCAATATGGAGGAGCGGCTTTTGTTCTGATTTATGCGGTGTTTCTGCTTATTTTGGGGCTGCCTATTGTGGTAATGGAGTTTGCCGTGGGACGTGCAAGCCAGAAGAGCATTGCATTGTCCTATGATGTGCTGGAGTCAAAGGGCAGCAAATGGCATTATGCCAAGTATCTGGGAATGGCAGGAAATTACATTCTTATGATGTTTTATACCACGGTTTCCGGTTGGATGGTTTTATATTTTCTTAAGATGGCAAAAGGAGATTTTGTGGGCCTTGATGCGGAAGGAGTAGCCGCAGAGTTTGGGAACATGCTGGCGGATCCTGTTATCATGGGGATATTTATGATCATTATGGTGGTCGGCTGCTTTTCTATCTGTGCCAGAGGGCTTCAGGGCGGTGTGGAAAAGATTACAAAATGGATGATGTTATGCCTTTTGGGCCTAATGGCCATACTGGCCGTTCATTCGGTGCTCATGGAAAACAGCAGGGCAGGACTGGAATTTTACTTAAAGCCTGATTTCGGCAAGATCAGGGAAGCGGGAATCGGCGAGGTCATATTCGCTGCCATGGGACAGGCTTTTTTCACCTTAAGCATTGGAATCGGCGCTCTTGCCATCTTTGGAAGCTATATCGGCAAGGAACACAGGCTGGCTGGAGAAGCCATCAGTGTGGCTGTTTTGGATACTTTTGTGGCTTTTATGGCGGGACTTATTATTTTCCCTGCCTGCTTTGCATTTCAGATCGAGCCAGGCCAAGGGCCAAAGCTGGTCTTTGTGACTCTGCCCAACGTATTTAACAACATGGCAGGCGGAAGACTGCTAGGAAGTCTGTTCTTCCTTTTTATGTCATTTGCAGCTATTTCCACGGTAATTGCAGTTTTCCAGAATATCGTATCTTTTGCCACAGATTTGACCGGATGCACCGTAAAAAAAGCGGTGTGGGTGAATGCAGCTGCCATTATCCTTTTGTCCCTGCCCTGTGTGCTTGGATTTAATGTGTGGAGCGGATTTATGCCCTTTGGCGAGGGAAGCAATGTACTGGACTTGGAAGACTTTATTATCAGCAATAACTTACTTCCCTTAGGAAGCCTGATCTACCTGGCTTTCTGTACTTCCAGATATGGCTGGGGATTTGAGAATTTCATGAAGGAAGCCAATGAAGGAAAGGGAATCCGCTTTCCCAGATGGGCAAGGGCGTATGTAACGTATGTTCTTCCTGTCATTGTTCTGGTGATCTTTATCCAGGGTTATGTGGCTAAATTCTTTTAA
- a CDS encoding metallophosphoesterase — translation MGFAAVAICAAVGAGLYLRSEYEKEQLSIERTVFESAKIKADRTIVFLSDLHEHRFGDGNERLLAAVNEAAPDLVLVGGDMIISKGNADMAAALELLEKLAGKYPVFCGNGNHENRLLWEHQVYGGAYEAYVHSLKKLGIKVLDNRTEWYGEDIAVTGIDLKKGAYRKFHPDHLTEDEIEQKVGKAAKERFQILLCHSPLYFSSCRSWGADLTLSGHFHGGTIRLPYLGGVMTPQYQFFLPYCAGEFTEDGRHMIVSRGLGTHSINIRLNNKPQLVVVDLKMKS, via the coding sequence ATGGGGTTTGCTGCCGTAGCTATTTGCGCCGCAGTGGGCGCAGGCTTATATTTGCGTTCCGAATATGAAAAAGAACAGCTTAGCATAGAGAGAACTGTTTTTGAAAGCGCTAAGATAAAAGCGGATCGTACCATTGTGTTCCTTTCCGATCTTCACGAACACCGGTTTGGCGACGGCAATGAAAGGCTGTTGGCCGCTGTTAATGAGGCGGCTCCTGATCTTGTGCTGGTAGGCGGTGATATGATCATCAGCAAAGGGAACGCGGATATGGCCGCTGCCTTAGAGCTTTTGGAAAAGCTGGCAGGTAAATATCCTGTCTTTTGCGGCAATGGCAATCATGAGAACCGTCTGCTTTGGGAACACCAGGTGTACGGAGGCGCATATGAAGCTTATGTGCACAGTTTAAAAAAGCTTGGAATCAAAGTTCTTGATAACCGGACAGAATGGTATGGGGAAGATATCGCTGTTACCGGGATTGATCTAAAAAAAGGGGCTTACCGGAAGTTCCATCCGGATCATTTGACAGAGGATGAGATTGAACAAAAGGTGGGAAAGGCAGCGAAGGAGCGGTTTCAGATTCTGCTGTGCCATTCTCCCCTTTATTTTTCCTCATGCAGAAGCTGGGGAGCAGATTTGACTCTGTCCGGCCACTTTCATGGGGGAACCATAAGGCTCCCATACCTTGGAGGGGTCATGACACCTCAATATCAATTTTTCCTTCCATACTGCGCCGGAGAGTTTACAGAAGATGGGAGGCATATGATCGTAAGCAGAGGGCTTGGAACCCATTCCATTAATATCCGCTTAAACAACAAACCTCAACTGGTAGTGGTGGATTTAAAAATGAAATCATGA
- the scpB gene encoding SMC-Scp complex subunit ScpB, translated as MESMDKDTLLPDGPKKSTKEEKVWEAVIEAVLFTMGNSVELKALAAAIEQDEATAKEVVLRLMKRYDTGKRGMQILELENSYQMCTRSEYYENLIRVASAPKKQVLTDVVLETLSIIAYKQPVTKLEIEKIRGVKSDHAVNKLVEYNLVYEVGRVDAPGRPALFATTEEFLRRFGIGSTQNLPVADPVVTAEIRMEVEEELSESGDLIPAEDKKDDNIQEDIR; from the coding sequence ATGGAATCGATGGATAAGGATACTCTATTGCCCGATGGGCCGAAGAAGAGCACAAAAGAAGAAAAGGTGTGGGAAGCCGTGATCGAGGCGGTTCTCTTTACCATGGGGAATTCCGTTGAACTTAAGGCTCTTGCTGCAGCGATTGAACAGGATGAGGCCACTGCTAAGGAAGTAGTTCTCCGTTTGATGAAGCGCTATGATACGGGGAAAAGAGGGATGCAGATCCTTGAACTGGAAAACAGCTATCAGATGTGCACGCGGTCTGAATATTATGAGAACTTGATCCGTGTGGCATCTGCGCCTAAAAAGCAGGTTCTTACGGATGTGGTTTTAGAGACGCTGTCCATCATAGCTTACAAGCAGCCTGTGACAAAGCTTGAAATAGAGAAAATCAGGGGCGTTAAATCAGATCATGCGGTCAATAAGCTGGTGGAATACAACCTGGTATATGAAGTGGGCCGTGTGGATGCTCCCGGCCGTCCGGCACTATTTGCCACCACAGAAGAATTTTTAAGAAGATTTGGCATTGGATCTACTCAGAATCTTCCGGTTGCCGATCCGGTTGTAACAGCTGAGATACGGATGGAAGTGGAAGAGGAGCTTTCTGAAAGCGGTGATTTAATTCCGGCAGAAGATAAAAAAGATGATAACATTCAGGAGGACATAAGGTGA
- a CDS encoding MBL fold metallo-hydrolase gives MNKQDLNYKEYVEIAEGIYWVGFFDESAGLHCNPYLIVDGDEAVLIDSGSRDDFSTVMLKVMRTGISPGKISRLIYQHYDPDLCGNIPHIETLINSEDLNIISHHENNIFINYYSMSTPKQCIEQLGFHFEFASGRRLEFIRTPYSHSPGSFITYDVKTKTLFSSDIFGSYDYNWDLYTRIGAECRDCTPFKICPITRKACQIKGILDFHQRIMPSKKALQYALERIEELDISLIAPQHGSILDNPAAQEAVIRQLKELTNVGIDYFLEEEEN, from the coding sequence ATGAATAAGCAGGATTTGAATTATAAAGAGTATGTCGAAATTGCTGAAGGGATTTACTGGGTGGGCTTTTTTGACGAAAGTGCAGGTCTTCACTGCAATCCTTACCTAATCGTAGACGGTGATGAGGCAGTGCTCATCGACAGCGGAAGCCGGGATGATTTCAGTACAGTTATGTTGAAAGTTATGCGCACGGGAATCAGTCCAGGCAAGATCAGCCGCCTGATTTATCAGCACTATGATCCGGATTTATGCGGTAATATTCCCCATATAGAAACGCTCATTAACAGCGAAGATTTAAACATCATCTCTCATCATGAAAACAATATTTTCATCAATTATTATTCCATGAGTACACCGAAGCAGTGCATTGAACAATTAGGATTTCATTTTGAATTTGCAAGCGGCAGGCGTCTTGAATTTATCAGGACGCCTTATTCCCACTCACCGGGCAGTTTCATTACTTATGATGTGAAGACGAAAACATTATTCAGCAGCGATATTTTCGGAAGCTACGATTACAACTGGGATTTATATACTAGGATCGGCGCGGAATGCAGGGACTGTACGCCCTTTAAAATCTGCCCTATCACCCGGAAAGCATGCCAGATAAAGGGCATTCTGGACTTTCACCAGCGGATTATGCCATCGAAAAAGGCACTGCAGTATGCTCTTGAACGGATCGAGGAACTGGATATTTCCCTGATCGCACCTCAGCATGGAAGTATTCTTGATAATCCTGCGGCTCAGGAAGCCGTAATCAGACAGCTGAAAGAATTGACCAATGTGGGGATTGACTATTTTCTTGAGGAGGAAGAAAATTGA
- a CDS encoding tetratricopeptide repeat protein has translation MRRKTGYTAAILGLALTVTIAAGGCGKKDYKYSFRTAGIEALKQGNYDNAVEAFDQAIKLSKGLVGKFDVDVLKYRAEAEYLAGDYSSAADTYGILIKVDEERPEYLNLRSVSRAGAGDLNGAIEDYKKSAELDKEKKAPGRMKALLAAGAAMEKAGTASDAMSLYEEALSDGEESAQLYNRMGLCKMAGEDWDGAAEYFKKGLLATDSKEVPELLFNQAVAEERKGEFKTALDLMQQYVSAHGPDEEAEREITFLKTR, from the coding sequence ATGAGAAGAAAGACAGGATATACAGCTGCCATCCTTGGACTGGCACTGACAGTTACCATAGCAGCAGGTGGCTGCGGAAAAAAGGATTACAAATATTCTTTCCGGACCGCTGGAATCGAGGCTCTTAAGCAGGGCAATTATGACAATGCCGTGGAAGCCTTTGATCAGGCCATCAAATTATCCAAAGGATTAGTTGGGAAGTTTGATGTTGATGTGTTAAAGTACCGGGCAGAAGCTGAATACCTGGCAGGAGACTATTCTTCCGCCGCAGATACCTATGGCATACTCATAAAGGTGGATGAAGAACGGCCGGAATATTTAAATCTGCGTTCAGTTTCAAGGGCAGGGGCCGGAGATTTAAACGGCGCCATAGAGGACTATAAGAAAAGCGCTGAACTGGATAAAGAGAAAAAGGCACCGGGCAGGATGAAAGCCCTGCTGGCTGCAGGAGCAGCCATGGAAAAGGCCGGAACGGCTTCTGATGCCATGAGCCTCTATGAGGAGGCCCTTAGTGACGGGGAAGAAAGCGCACAGCTTTATAACCGGATGGGCTTATGTAAGATGGCCGGGGAAGATTGGGATGGAGCGGCCGAATATTTTAAGAAGGGCCTTTTAGCAACCGACAGTAAAGAGGTCCCGGAACTTTTGTTTAATCAGGCGGTTGCCGAGGAGCGTAAAGGGGAATTTAAAACAGCCCTGGATCTGATGCAGCAGTATGTCTCAGCTCACGGCCCTGATGAGGAAGCGGAGCGGGAGATCACATTTTTAAAGACAAGATAG
- a CDS encoding ribonucleoside triphosphate reductase: MIQVVKRDGESAEFSLNKITEAIKKAFKATQKEYNNEILELLSLRVTADFQGKMTGGQVAVEQIQDSVEHVLEQAGYTDVAKAYILYRKQREKIRNMKDTILDYKAVVNSYVKVEDWRVKENSTVTYSVGGLILSNSGAVTANYWLSEIYDQEIANAHRNADVHIHDLSMLTGYCAGWSLKQLLLEGLGGIPGKITSSPAKHLSVLCNQMVNFLGIMQNEWAGAQAFSSFDTYLAPFVKADDLSYREVKKCIESFIYGVNTPSRWGTQAPFSNITLDWTVPADMAELNAIIGGEEADFKYKDCKAEMDMINKAFIETMIEGDANGRGFQYPIPTYSITRDFDWSNTENNRLLFEMTSKYGTPYFSNYINSDMEPSDVRSMCCRLRLDLRELRRKTGGFFGSGESTGSVGVVTINMPRIAYLSYNEADFYKRLDHMMDISARSLKTKREVITKLLNQGLYPYTKRYLGSFENHFSTIGLIGMNEVGLNAKWLGQDMTNEKTRQFTKNVLNHMRERLSDYQEIYGDLYNLEATPAESTTYRLAKHDKKHYPDIITAGNPGDTPYYTNSSHLPVDYTADIFDALDIQDELQTLYTSGTVFHAFLGEKLPDWEAAAKLVHTIAENYKLPYYTLSPTYSICAEHGYLSGEHNVCPVCGKKAEVYSRITGYYRPVQNWNEGKTQEYKNRTTYDPVRSVLKKGAALDVQDKASVKKAGIPAGTYLFTTKTCPNCRMAKQFLQNMDYEVVDAEENAELATRFGIMQAPTLVVIKNDQIQKITNASEIRKFAESTIC, from the coding sequence ATGATCCAGGTGGTAAAGAGAGATGGGGAAAGTGCTGAATTCAGTCTGAATAAAATCACGGAAGCGATTAAAAAAGCATTTAAAGCCACTCAAAAGGAGTATAACAATGAAATACTGGAACTGCTGTCTCTTCGGGTAACTGCTGATTTTCAGGGAAAGATGACAGGGGGCCAGGTCGCGGTAGAACAGATTCAGGACAGTGTAGAACACGTTCTTGAGCAGGCGGGATATACCGATGTGGCGAAGGCTTATATTTTATACAGGAAGCAGAGAGAAAAGATACGGAATATGAAGGATACCATTCTGGATTACAAGGCTGTGGTAAACAGCTACGTAAAGGTAGAGGATTGGCGTGTCAAAGAAAATTCCACTGTTACCTATTCCGTTGGAGGGCTGATATTAAGCAACTCCGGTGCGGTTACGGCGAATTACTGGCTGTCTGAAATTTATGACCAGGAGATCGCTAATGCACACAGGAACGCGGATGTCCATATCCACGATTTGTCCATGCTCACCGGATACTGTGCCGGCTGGTCCTTAAAGCAGCTTCTTCTTGAGGGGCTTGGCGGAATACCGGGAAAGATCACTTCTTCCCCTGCAAAGCATTTATCCGTACTTTGCAACCAAATGGTCAATTTCCTGGGAATCATGCAGAATGAATGGGCGGGAGCCCAGGCCTTTTCTTCTTTTGATACTTATCTGGCTCCTTTTGTAAAGGCTGATGATTTATCCTACCGGGAAGTGAAGAAATGCATTGAATCCTTTATCTATGGCGTGAATACGCCAAGCCGCTGGGGAACTCAGGCTCCATTCTCCAATATTACTCTGGACTGGACCGTTCCTGCTGATATGGCAGAGCTTAACGCAATCATTGGCGGGGAAGAAGCGGACTTTAAGTATAAAGACTGCAAGGCCGAGATGGATATGATCAATAAGGCCTTTATTGAAACCATGATAGAGGGAGACGCCAATGGGCGAGGCTTCCAGTATCCCATCCCTACTTACTCCATTACCAGGGATTTTGACTGGTCCAATACTGAAAATAACCGGCTGCTGTTTGAGATGACCTCCAAATACGGTACCCCTTACTTTTCAAATTATATAAACAGCGATATGGAGCCAAGCGATGTAAGGAGTATGTGCTGCCGTTTGCGCCTTGATTTAAGAGAACTTAGAAGAAAAACCGGCGGATTCTTCGGCTCCGGCGAAAGCACCGGTTCCGTGGGCGTTGTGACCATCAACATGCCAAGAATCGCTTACCTTTCCTATAATGAGGCTGATTTCTACAAACGCCTGGATCATATGATGGATATTTCAGCGCGGTCATTAAAGACCAAGCGGGAAGTTATAACAAAACTTTTGAATCAGGGACTCTATCCTTATACGAAACGCTATCTGGGCAGCTTTGAAAATCATTTTTCCACCATTGGCCTGATCGGAATGAACGAAGTAGGCTTAAATGCCAAGTGGCTGGGTCAGGATATGACAAATGAAAAAACAAGACAGTTTACAAAGAATGTGTTAAATCACATGAGGGAAAGGCTTTCCGATTACCAGGAAATCTACGGAGATCTCTACAATCTGGAGGCAACCCCGGCAGAGTCCACCACATACCGTCTGGCAAAGCATGACAAGAAGCATTATCCGGATATCATAACAGCCGGAAACCCGGGAGATACCCCTTATTATACCAACAGCTCCCACCTTCCTGTGGATTATACGGCAGATATCTTTGACGCGCTTGATATTCAGGATGAGCTGCAGACCCTCTATACTTCAGGAACCGTATTCCATGCGTTCCTGGGAGAGAAGCTTCCTGACTGGGAAGCTGCGGCAAAGCTGGTGCACACCATTGCGGAGAATTACAAGCTGCCTTATTATACATTGTCGCCGACCTATTCCATTTGTGCGGAACACGGATATCTTTCCGGTGAGCATAATGTATGCCCGGTCTGCGGAAAAAAGGCTGAGGTATACAGCCGGATCACCGGATATTACCGGCCGGTGCAGAACTGGAATGAGGGTAAAACCCAGGAATACAAGAACCGGACAACATACGATCCTGTCCGCTCTGTACTGAAAAAAGGAGCTGCTTTGGATGTCCAGGATAAGGCATCGGTGAAAAAGGCTGGGATTCCGGCCGGGACCTATCTCTTTACGACTAAGACCTGCCCGAATTGCCGGATGGCAAAACAGTTTTTACAAAACATGGATTATGAAGTAGTAGATGCAGAGGAAAATGCAGAGCTTGCCACAAGGTTTGGGATTATGCAGGCCCCTACTCTGGTGGTTATAAAGAACGATCAGATCCAGAAGATCACCAATGCTTCTGAAATCAGAAAGTTTGCGGAAAGCACGATCTGCTGA
- a CDS encoding helix-turn-helix domain-containing protein, with protein sequence MIVYDRLWETMKKKNISQYHLIKYCKVSAGQIGRLKKNNFVSTHTIDMLCRILDCDVEEIMEYRADISEATLMSESDTETKQDNAPSEDLA encoded by the coding sequence ATGATTGTTTATGACAGACTATGGGAAACCATGAAAAAGAAAAACATCAGCCAGTATCATCTGATAAAGTACTGCAAGGTCAGTGCCGGGCAAATCGGGCGGCTTAAGAAAAATAACTTCGTTTCCACTCATACCATTGATATGCTCTGCAGGATTCTGGACTGCGATGTGGAAGAAATCATGGAATACCGGGCCGATATAAGCGAGGCCACCCTGATGTCAGAAAGCGATACGGAAACAAAACAGGACAATGCTCCTTCAGAGGATTTGGCATAG
- a CDS encoding dUTP diphosphatase has translation MTQTIRIKYFTDKIERLRYIDGKSDWIDLRAAQEVEMKAGEFKLIPLGIAMELPAGFEAHVVPRSSTFKNYGVIQTNSMGIIDETYCGDNDQWFFPAYALRDTVIHVNDRICQFRIMEHQPALCLEEVELLGHEDRGGHGSTGKQ, from the coding sequence GTGACACAAACCATTAGAATCAAATATTTTACGGATAAAATAGAACGTTTACGCTACATTGACGGCAAATCTGACTGGATTGATCTGCGGGCAGCACAGGAAGTGGAGATGAAGGCAGGCGAGTTTAAACTGATCCCTCTGGGGATAGCGATGGAACTGCCGGCTGGATTTGAAGCCCATGTGGTTCCAAGAAGCAGCACATTTAAAAATTACGGCGTGATTCAGACCAACAGCATGGGAATCATTGATGAGACATACTGTGGGGACAATGACCAGTGGTTTTTCCCTGCTTATGCGCTGCGGGATACGGTGATCCATGTAAATGACCGCATCTGCCAGTTCCGCATTATGGAGCATCAGCCTGCTTTATGTTTAGAAGAAGTGGAACTTCTGGGACATGAGGACCGCGGCGGACATGGAAGCACGGGAAAACAATAA